Genomic window (Acidobacteriota bacterium):
ATCCTGCGGGACGCCGTCGTTTACACGGAGGTCCGGCGATCCATCGCGCTCGGGGATTCTGAGGTCGTCCAGTACTACAAGAAGAACCCGGACGAGTTCACGGTGCCGACGGAGTACAAGCTCAACGCCATCTACCTCGCGGGCGAGGGCCGGACGGCCGAGGCGGCCGAGTCACAGAAAGCCGCGGTCGACGCCAAGCTCAGGTCGGGCGCGGCCTTCGCCGACGCCGCCACGGAGCTGTCCGACCCGCCGATGAAGGAGGCCAAGGGCGAGCTGGGGACGTTCAAGGCCGGCGAGCTCGAGCCGGCCCTCGAATCGGCCGTGGACAAGCTCAAGGCCGGCGAGACCAGCGGCTGGATCAACAGCAAGAACGGCTGGTACCTGCTCCAGCTCGTGGAGAAAAAGGACAGCCGCCTGAAGTCGTTCGAGGAATCCCGCAGCGAGGTCGAGCAGAAGCTCTTCGCCCAGAAGTCGTCCGTCAAGGAAGCGGCCTATCTCAAGGATCTCCGCGAGAAGAGCTACGTCAAGATTCTCAACGACCCGTTCGCTCCCGGCAAATAGCGGAGCCTTATCTTTCCTCGCAGACCAGCACGGCGGCGGCGACGGCCGTCGTCCACAGCCCCTTCTGGCCCCTCGCGCCCTGCGTGACGCTCCGCGTCTTGAGCGACAGGCCGTTGGAGATCCGGAAGGTCCCGGCGGTCTTGGCCCGTCCTGGCGCCCGGAGCTTCTGCCCGAGCTTGGTGGCCAGCATCTCGGCGGCCAGGTACTCGCAGTGGAGCGAGGTCTCCCGGGCTGACCTCCCGCTGTCGGAGTGTTCGGCGAGATAGCCGTAGCGCGACGGGTCGTCGGGCACGGCCATGCCGATCGAGGCCGTGACGAGCTCGCCCGGATCCTCGGTCGCGTTCTCGCTGAGGACGACGAACAGGATCTGGCCTTCCCTGAGCAGCTTCAGGCCCGCCGCCTTGCCGACGTAGCGGCAGTGGGGCGGGTAGATGCTCGAGACGCGGACGAGGTTGTACGGGGCGATGCCCGCTTCGCGCAGGGCCTTCTCGAAGCTGACGAGCTTCTCCCCGTGGCGGCCCAGGCCGCGGACGAGGAAAACCCTGGTCGGAACGAGCGCTCCCATGTCACTTCTTCGGCTCGACGGGTTCCGGTTCCTTGAAGTCGATGTCCCGGGAGACGTCGTAGACGCCGAGAAGGACAGGGGTCGACCCCTTGGAGATGGCGAACAGGCGGACGAAGGCCGGCTTCCATTCGGGGTTGTCGCGGATGCCGGCCAGGTTCTTGCCGTCGACGCCGAGGTTGCTCCTGAGGACGATCAGGTCGCTCGTGCCGCCGGGCGGGACGGCCTTGCCCCGGATGGCGGCCTTGAAGGAATCGCCGAAGTTCTCCGGATCGCCCTTGAACTGATAGACGGCGTTGAAGTTGACGTAGGTCATGGGCTTCTGGCCGATGTTCTTGACGCGGAACGTGATCTGGGGGACGAGGATGAGCCTCGGCGGCCAGGGCTGGTAATATTTCGAGACCCAGGCGGACGAATAGTCGACGATCTCGATCGAGCTCTTCAGCTCCTCGCTCGACGTCGTCTTGCAGGCCGGCAGGGCCGTCAGGGCCAGGGCCGCGAGGACGAGGATGGACGGGGCTATTCTCTTCATGAGGCTCCTCCTCTCTAACGACTGTATATTAGCGGACCCGGGGCGATCACGCAACAACGGGCCGGCCGGGGCCGGCCCTAGCGGACGAGCTTCGAGACGGGAACGAATTCGAGGCCGTAGGCGTCGACGAGGTACAGGCTCGACTTGAGGACGGCCAGGGTTTCGGGAAAGGGATGGCAGATGCCGACCGCCCGGCCCTTCTTGCGGGCCTTCTGGAGCAGCTCGACGAGCCGGCCGCGGATGCGGCCGCGGTCCTCGTCGGCGTCAAGGAAGACATCCCGCTGGGCCGCCGGGATGCCCATCCGGCGCGCTTCTTCCAGGGCCACGGTCTTGGCCGTCGTCCGGCTGTCGACGAAGAACAGCCCGCGCTCCCTGATCGGCTTCAGGACCGCCCGCATCAGGTCCCGCTCGGCCGTGAAGCGCGAGCCCATGTGATTGTTCGTGCCCGCGGCGAAAGGGACGCGGTCGCAGCAGGCCTCGAAGGCGGCGACGATCGCGGGCTCGGTCATCATGGCCATGATCAGGCCCTCGGTATTGGCCATGGCCTCGTGGTTGTTGACCGACTCGAGCGGGAGGTGGAGCAGGACCTCGAGGCCCTTCTCGTGGGCCATCCGGGCCGTCTCGCCGGCCTGGGCCCCGTAGGGGAGGACCGAGATCGTGATCGGCCGCCCCAGGGCCGCGAGCTCGTCCAGCGTCTCAAGGCTGTTGCCCATGTCGTCCATGATCAGGGCGACTTGGCCGCGCGGCGCGCGCTTCGCGGCCGGCTCTTTCGCGGCGGCCGGGACGGGCGGCGGTTGGGCCGGCGGTCCGGCCGGCAGGACGAAGGAGATGGCCGCCTCCTCCCTGGCCGGCCGGCGCAGGGTCCAGAGGATCTCCGTCCGGCCCTCGCCGGGGCTGCGCTTCTTGTCGAGGACGCGGAGGCCCTGGGCCCCGAGGGCCTTTTCGACAGCGGGGCCGAGCGACTCGTAGAGCTCGGCCGGGATCTCGACCTCGAAGAGCGGCCGGCCCTTGGGCCCCTTGAGCTGCAGGACCGAATCATCGGACACGCCCGCCGCGGCCAGCGTCGCGGCGATGACCTCGTCGAGGGCCCGGACCGCGACCGGGCCGGGCGCGGGGGCCTTAACGGCCTTGCCGGCCGCCTCCCGGGCGGGCCCCGCGCCGCTGCGCGCGGCGGCCGCCCCGGCCGGGCCGCCGAAGAGGTAGGAACGATCGCCCCGGCGGGAGTTCAGGTAATCGAGCGAGATCGTCGCGGCGAGCGCCGCCCCCGCCAGGACGGCCGTGAGCAGGGTGAAGGCCGGCCAGGCTTGGCGACCTTTGGGCAGTAGCCTCTTCGTCATCCGTCGTCAGAGCTTGGGCAGAAGAGGCAGGGTCTTCTCGAGGTACGTTTTGTCGTTGAGCGTGTCGGCCGGGATGGCCGCGTCCGGCACCAGGCCGTCGTTCCAGATCTTGCGGCCGGACGGCAGCTGGAAGACGCCCGCGGTCAGCAGCACGGCGCTGTCGTCCTTGAGCGGGAAGAGGGTCGTCCGGCCGACCAGTCCCGGGGTCTCAAAGCCGACGATCCGGGCCTTGCGCACCTCCTGGAGGAGCCCGGCGGCGAGCTCGGCCGGACCGGCCGTGCCGGCATCGGTCCAGACGACCAGGGGGATCGTTCCGAGCTCGGCCTCGCCCGGGCACGAAACGGGCTCACTGGCCCCGTCGCGCCCCTCGAAGCGGCCCGCGTCGGCGGCCTTGACGAACAGGTTGACGAGCTTGGCGGCCTCGGCGGTCTCGCCGTCCTGGCAGCCCCGCAGATCGAGGACGAGCGGCGCCCTGCGGGCCTTGAACGCCGGGACCACGTCGCGCCCGACCGCGGCGGCCAGGCCGTCATCGAAGCGGTGGACGCGCAGCCGCGCCGGCTGGCCGGCCGCCCGGATGAAGGTGAACGGCGCCGGGAAGAGCCGGGCCCGGGCCACGGACAGGTTGTGGGTGTCGTTGCCCCGGAGCACGCGGATGTCGACCGGCCGTTCGTCCGTTCCCCGCAGCATGATCTTGACCTCGACCAGGCTCATGTCCAGCGTGCTCCGGCCGCCGATGGCGGTGATGAGGTCGCCCAGCTGGGCCCCGGCGGCCTGGGCCGGGGAATTGTCGGCGACGGCCACGACCTGGGGGAAGGCGGCGTAACGCTTGAGGACGACGAGGCCCGTCTCGGCCTGCCGGCCCGGCAGCGCCCTGTAGCCCTCGACGAGGTCCTTGGAGAGATAGGCCGAGAGCGGGTCCAGCGAGTTGACCAGGCCGCGGAAGGTCCCTTCGGCCGTCTGGAGGGGATCCCGCTCCTCGAGGTAATCGTTGCGGATGTGGCTCATCAGGGTGTCGAGAAGCTCGAATCCCCGGGGCGATGTCGTGGCGTGGCCGCGCGACAGGTACCCCATCTCGAGGACAAAGAACAAGGCCGCGGCCAGGGCGGCCGCCCAAAGGAACCAGCGGTATCTCGGAACCTTCATGGCAGGTTGAACATCCATTTTATCATCTCCGCTTCAGCCATTGCAAGGGATCGAGGGCCTTGGTCTTGTAGCGGATCTCGAAATAGAGGCACTCGCCCTTGAGGGACCCGGTGTCCCCGACCACGGCCACGGGCTGGCCGGCCCGGACCATGTCGCCGGCCGCCGCCAGGAACTCCGAACAGTGCCCGTAAAGCGAGTAATAGCTCATGCCGTGGTCGACGATGAGGAGGTTGCCGTAGCCCTGGAAATAGTCGGCATAGACGACCTTGCCCGGGTGGACGGCCAGGATAAGGGACTTGTCCCGGCCGGGCGCGATCTCGACGCCCTTGTTCATGACGACCGTGTTGAAATTCGGGTTCTTCTCGAAGCCGAACGCGGTGACGACCCGGCCCTCCAGGGGCCAGGGCAGCCGGCCCCGCCGCTCGTAGAGCGGGACCCAGGCGGGCGGCAGGACCCACTCCTGGCTGGCGATCTTGGCCATGAGCTTCTGGAGCTCCTCGGCGCTGTCCGCGAGCTCCCTGAGGGTCTGCTGGTACGTCGTCCGGTTCTTGCGGATCTCCTCGACCAGGGTCGCGCTCTTGCGGGCCTCGGTGTCGAGCTCCTGGCGCTTGAGCTTGGCGGCCCGGGCCGTGGCTGCCAGGTCCGTCTGCTTGCTCTCGAGGGCCGACTCGGCCGACCGCAGCTCGTCGAGGGAAGCCTGGTACTCCGCGACGACCTTGTCCTGGCCGCGGGCCAGGAACGACAGGTGCTTGCTCTCGGACGCGTAGGTCTCGATGTTCCGGGCCTGCAGGAGGACCTGGAAGAAGTCGACGCGGCCGAACTTGTAGAGCGTCACCAGCGTCCGGTCGAGGGACTCCCGCTGCAGGCCGACCTTGGCCCGGATGGCGCGGATGTTCTCCTGGATGACGGCCAAGTCGGCCCGGCCGCGCTCCAGCTCGACGTTCAGCGCGGCCAGCTCCCGCTCGACGATGCCCTTGTTGAGGTTGATCCGGGCCAGGGACGTCAGGACGGTCGTTTCCTGCCTGGTCTCGGCCTCGAGGCGGGCCCGGAGGTCCCGGATCTGCCCGTTGATGCGGGCCAGGCGCTGCTCGAAATCCTGCGTCTCCCCGGGCGGGGCCGCCGCCGTCCCGGCCTGTGCGGCGCCGCCGCGGGACGATTGGGCCGGGGCCAGGGGAGCGCAGGGGAGGAGGAGCGCCGAGGCCAGGGCCAGGAAGAGGACCGGGACCGGCGCGC
Coding sequences:
- a CDS encoding divergent polysaccharide deacetylase family protein; the encoded protein is MTKRLLPKGRQAWPAFTLLTAVLAGAALAATISLDYLNSRRGDRSYLFGGPAGAAAARSGAGPAREAAGKAVKAPAPGPVAVRALDEVIAATLAAAGVSDDSVLQLKGPKGRPLFEVEIPAELYESLGPAVEKALGAQGLRVLDKKRSPGEGRTEILWTLRRPAREEAAISFVLPAGPPAQPPPVPAAAKEPAAKRAPRGQVALIMDDMGNSLETLDELAALGRPITISVLPYGAQAGETARMAHEKGLEVLLHLPLESVNNHEAMANTEGLIMAMMTEPAIVAAFEACCDRVPFAAGTNNHMGSRFTAERDLMRAVLKPIRERGLFFVDSRTTAKTVALEEARRMGIPAAQRDVFLDADEDRGRIRGRLVELLQKARKKGRAVGICHPFPETLAVLKSSLYLVDAYGLEFVPVSKLVR
- a CDS encoding arginine decarboxylase, pyruvoyl-dependent gives rise to the protein MGALVPTRVFLVRGLGRHGEKLVSFEKALREAGIAPYNLVRVSSIYPPHCRYVGKAAGLKLLREGQILFVVLSENATEDPGELVTASIGMAVPDDPSRYGYLAEHSDSGRSARETSLHCEYLAAEMLATKLGQKLRAPGRAKTAGTFRISNGLSLKTRSVTQGARGQKGLWTTAVAAAVLVCEER
- a CDS encoding peptidoglycan DD-metalloendopeptidase family protein encodes the protein MRSVRAPVPVLFLALASALLLPCAPLAPAQSSRGGAAQAGTAAAPPGETQDFEQRLARINGQIRDLRARLEAETRQETTVLTSLARINLNKGIVERELAALNVELERGRADLAVIQENIRAIRAKVGLQRESLDRTLVTLYKFGRVDFFQVLLQARNIETYASESKHLSFLARGQDKVVAEYQASLDELRSAESALESKQTDLAATARAAKLKRQELDTEARKSATLVEEIRKNRTTYQQTLRELADSAEELQKLMAKIASQEWVLPPAWVPLYERRGRLPWPLEGRVVTAFGFEKNPNFNTVVMNKGVEIAPGRDKSLILAVHPGKVVYADYFQGYGNLLIVDHGMSYYSLYGHCSEFLAAAGDMVRAGQPVAVVGDTGSLKGECLYFEIRYKTKALDPLQWLKRR
- a CDS encoding S41 family peptidase; protein product: MKVPRYRWFLWAAALAAALFFVLEMGYLSRGHATTSPRGFELLDTLMSHIRNDYLEERDPLQTAEGTFRGLVNSLDPLSAYLSKDLVEGYRALPGRQAETGLVVLKRYAAFPQVVAVADNSPAQAAGAQLGDLITAIGGRSTLDMSLVEVKIMLRGTDERPVDIRVLRGNDTHNLSVARARLFPAPFTFIRAAGQPARLRVHRFDDGLAAAVGRDVVPAFKARRAPLVLDLRGCQDGETAEAAKLVNLFVKAADAGRFEGRDGASEPVSCPGEAELGTIPLVVWTDAGTAGPAELAAGLLQEVRKARIVGFETPGLVGRTTLFPLKDDSAVLLTAGVFQLPSGRKIWNDGLVPDAAIPADTLNDKTYLEKTLPLLPKL
- a CDS encoding peptidyl-prolyl cis-trans isomerase, whose product is MKKIIAGLTLAVVLVAAPALSAQEVVEEIVAVVNDDVITLSEFRAQFEMAQSALRAQVPEAQQAQAEEGLRKEFLNSLITQILLLQKAKELGLNVQEQLKAAVERIKQDNNITSDADLRRALEQQGVSYEAWLRQYEENILRDAVVYTEVRRSIALGDSEVVQYYKKNPDEFTVPTEYKLNAIYLAGEGRTAEAAESQKAAVDAKLRSGAAFADAATELSDPPMKEAKGELGTFKAGELEPALESAVDKLKAGETSGWINSKNGWYLLQLVEKKDSRLKSFEESRSEVEQKLFAQKSSVKEAAYLKDLREKSYVKILNDPFAPGK